From one Flavobacterium sp. N502536 genomic stretch:
- a CDS encoding SPOR domain-containing protein, with protein sequence MRILTPSKRVFFTLTMFTLAYNIHAQDQNLTLNQDPKFEQLLNDKRKINTAISTNDTYKIQIFSGKSEEAKKTLSDFKREYNTIDGTIIFNTPNYKVIVGNFKTRIEAEKNLADIKKRYKSVFLLKPGK encoded by the coding sequence ATGAGAATTTTAACCCCTTCGAAAAGAGTTTTCTTCACCCTAACAATGTTCACTTTAGCTTATAATATTCATGCTCAGGATCAAAATTTAACACTAAATCAGGATCCTAAATTCGAGCAATTATTGAACGACAAACGCAAAATTAACACAGCAATAAGTACAAACGATACTTACAAAATCCAAATCTTCAGCGGTAAAAGCGAAGAAGCAAAGAAAACGTTATCGGATTTCAAAAGAGAATACAACACTATAGACGGGACCATAATCTTCAATACGCCCAACTACAAAGTAATTGTAGGGAATTTCAAGACCCGAATAGAAGCTGAAAAGAACCTGGCAGACATCAAAAAGAGATACA